From one Trachemys scripta elegans isolate TJP31775 chromosome 14, CAS_Tse_1.0, whole genome shotgun sequence genomic stretch:
- the ZNF865 gene encoding zinc finger protein 865, with translation MEANASDEGVHFQSYPFDFLEFLNHQRFEPMEAYNQEHAKAVASLPCPQPPYEYPPPPAGAPHFDRPAPAKPKDFKAEGPAPSASGTAQPKKAEPGTGPPQQYSAAAVPAAPPLFDGAGAFGAPQWGIVDLSGHQHLFGSLKRGVGAAPTPAAPTDNPAGKDDKNYFRRLKYFIDRRFPCGVCQKSFKQSSHLVQHMLVHTGERPYECSTCGRTYNHISSLIRHRRCHKEPPEAGPAAAAHLPPPAPATEPAGEGSPSPAQPDGPFTCSLCWKVFKKPSHLHQHQIIHTGERPFSCSVCEKSFNRRESLKRHVKTHSALLRVPCGVCGKEFRDAAYLLKHQASHAGPRPNYKCDVCGKAYAAPQSLLRHRQLHEGAPAPPKDAPATDSAPAAYQGPFLLPNEAPHAEGEAKAAFGNAALLGPHPLLLGAGKSFCCGICGRGFGRRETLKRHERIHTGEKPHQCSVCGKRFRESFHLTKHHVVHTRERPYKCELCGKVFGYPQSLTRHKQIHRLQLPCALGPAGALPAEGLSYGCSDCGERFPDLFHVMSHKEAHMADKPYACDACGKCFGFIENLMWHKLVHQTAPERLLPEGACAEAAPPPGPAGCLENGLPGEAQAGAAAAAGLASLVAPSEEHPMIPSGERFTCGICGQSFKHFLALVTHKYVHLVRRTLGCAVCGRSFAGAYDLLLHRRTHLQKRHFSCSVCGKRFWEAALLMRHQRCHTEERPYRCAVCGRGFLRSWYLRQHKVVHTGERAYKCALCNKRFAQSSSLAEHQRLHVVARPQRCQTCGKTFRYRSNLLEHQRVHLGEKVYRCDLCGKSFFYLSSILRHQRAHNARRDLRCSACLKLFKDPKYFSKHVQTHQGGHPFKCSTCGEAFANTYGLKKHRHLHKLERLAALGHKDP, from the coding sequence ATGGAAGCGAATGCGAGCGACGAGGGCGTCCATTTCCAGAGCTACCCCTTCGACTTCCTGGAGTTCCTGAACCACCAGCGCTTTGAGCCCATGGAGGCCTACAACCAGGAGCACGCCAAGGCCGTGGCCtcgctgccctgcccccagcccccctaCGAGTATCCCCCGCCGCCCGCCGGCGCCCCCCACTTCGACCGCCCCGCCCCCGCCAAGCCCAAGGACTTCAAAGCTGagggccccgccccctccgcctCCGGCACCGCCCAGCCCAAGAAAGCCGAGCCCGGCACCGGCCCCCCGCAGCAGTACAGTGCCGCCGCCGTGCCCGCCGCCCCTCCGCTCTTCGACGGGGCGGGGGCTTTCGGCGCCCCCCAGTGGGGCATCGTGGACCTCTCGGGGCACCAGCACCTCTTCGGGAGCCTCAAGCGGGGTGTGGGCGCGGCCCCGACCCCGGCGGCCCCGACCGACAACCCGGCCGGCAAAGACGACAAAAACTATTTCCGGCGGCTGAAGTACTTCATTGACCGGCGCTTCCCCTGCGGCGTGTGCCAGAAATCCTTCAAGCAGTCATCCCACCTGGTGCAGCACATGCTGGTGCACACGGGCGAGCGGCCGTACGAGTGCTCCACCTGCGGCCGCACCTACAACCACATCTCCAGCCTCATCCGCCACCGGCGCTGCCACAAGGAGCCGCCTGAGGCCGGCCCGGCCGCCGCCGCCCACCTGCCGCCGCCAGCCCCGGCCACCGAGCCGGCCGGGGAAggcagccccagcccggcccagccgGACGGCCCCTTCACCTGCTCCCTGTGCTGGAAAGTCTTCAAGAAGCCAAGCCACCTGCACCAGCACCAGATCATCCACACTGGCGAGCGGCCCTTCAGCTGCTCCGTCTGCGAGAAGAGCTTCAACCGGCGCGAGAGCCTCAAGCGCCACGTCAAGACCCACTCGGCCCTGCTGCGGGTGCCCTGCGGCGTCTGCGGCAAGGAGTTCCGGGACGCCGCCTACCTGCTCAAGCACCAGGCCTCCCATGCCGGCCCGCGCCCCAACTACAAGTGCGACGTCTGCGGCAAGGCCTACGCCGCGCCCCAGAGCCTGCTGCGCCATCGCCAACTCCACGAGggggcccccgccccccccaaggaTGCCCCGGCCACCGACTCGGCCCCGGCCGCCTACCAGGGGCCCTTCCTGCTCCCCAATGAGGCCCCCCACGCCGAGGGGGAGGCCAAGGCGGCTTTCGGCAAcgcggcgctgctggggccccacccactgctgctgggggccGGCAAGAGCTTCTGCTGCGGCATCTGCGGGCGCGGCTTCGGCCGGCGGGAGACGCTGAAGCGGCATGAGCGGATCCACACAGGCGAGAAGCCGCACCAGTGCTCGGTGTGCGGCAAGCGCTTCCGGGAGTCCTTCCACCTCACCAAGCACCACGTGGTGCACACCCGGGAGCGGCCCTACAAGTGCGAGCTGTGCGGCAAGGTCTTCGGCTACCCGCAGAGCCTCACCCGCCACAAGCAGATCCACCGGCTGCAGCTGCCCTGCGCCCTGGGGCCCGCCGGCGCCCTGCCCGCCGAGGGGCTGAGCTACGGCTGCTCCGACTGCGGCGAGCGCTTCCCCGACCTCTTCCACGTCATGAGCCACAAGGAGGCCCACATGGCCGACAAGCCATACGCCTGCGACGCCTGCGGCAAGTGCTTTGGTTTCATCGAGAACCTCATGTGGCACAAGCTGGTGCACCAGACAGCCCCCGAGCGGCTGCTGCCCGAGGGGGCCTGCGCCGAggccgccccgccccccgggccCGCCGGCTGCCTGGAGAACGGGCTCCCCGGGGAGGCGCAGGCCGGTGCCGCCGCTGCAGCCGGCCTGGCCTCCCTGGTGGCCCCGTCCGAGGAGCACCCCATGATCCCCAGCGGGGAGCGCTTCACCTGCGGCATCTGCGGGCAGAGCTTCAAGCACTTCCTGGCGCTGGTGACCCACAAGTACGTGCACCTGGTGCGGCGCACGCTGGGCTGCGCCGTGTGCGGGCGCAGCTTCGCCGGTGCCTACGACCTGCTGCTGCACCGCCGCACCCACCTCCAGAAGCGCCACTTCAGCTGCTCCGTCTGCGGCAAGCGCTTCTGGGAGGCGGCCCTGCTGATGCGCCACCAGCGCTGCCACACCGAGGAGCGGCCCTACCGCTGCGCCGTCTGCGGGCGCGGCTTCCTGCGCTCCTGGTACCTGCGCCAGCACAAGGTGGTGCACACGGGCGAGCGGGCCTACAAGTGCGCCCTGTGCAACAAGCGCTTCGCCCAGTCCTCCAGCCTGGCCGAGCACCAGCGCCTCCACGTGGTGGCCCGGCCCCAGCGCTGCCAGACCTGCGGCAAGACCTTCCGCTACCGCTCCAACCTGCTGGAGCACCAGCGCGTGCACCTGGGGGAGAAGGTGTACCGCTGCGACCTGTGCGGCAAGAGCTTCTTCTACCTCTCGTCCATCCTGCGGCACCAGCGGGCCCACAACGCCCGCCGCGACCTGCGCTGCTCCGCCTGCCTCAAGCTCTTCAAGGACCCCAAGTACTTCAGCAAGCACGTGCAGACCCACCAGGGCGGGCACCCCTTCAAGTGCAGCACCTGCGGCGAGGCCTTCGCCAACACCTACGGCCTGAAGAAACACCGGCACCTCCACAAGCTGGAGCGTCTGGCCGCCCTGGGCCACAAGGACCCCTGA